DNA from Raphanus sativus cultivar WK10039 unplaced genomic scaffold, ASM80110v3 Scaffold2618, whole genome shotgun sequence:
tcctcaaatctggttcatctgcaataaaagggatcaagtcagtaacattgaaactattactcacatcatacttaccttggagatccagcttgtaagcattgttgctgatcttctttgtgacctcaaaaggtccatctattctcggcatgagcttggacttcctttgattaggaaacctctctttccttaggtgaacccaTACTAGATCACCTACTTCAAAGACCATCTCTCGTTTGCCCTTATTAGCATGTTTAACATACTgcttggttttctcttcaatatTGCGCCTTGCTTGCTCATGAAGTTGTTTCACCATCTCTGCCTTCCTTTTGCCATCCATACTAatcctttcacactcaggtaaaggtattaaatccaaaggagaggtgggattgaacccataaacacaatttcaaaaggagaaaacttagaagcagagtgcacagcatgattatatgcaaattcacaatgaggcaaacagtcttcccatgatttcaagttcttctttatgaatgcacgcaagagtgttcctaaagttctattcactacttcagtttgaccatcagtttgtgggtgacaagtagttgagaacaacagtttagtgcctaacttagaccaaagtgtcttccaaaagtaactaagaaacttggtgtctctatcagatactatagtcctaggcatgccatgcaaacgcacaatctctttaaagaacaagttagcaatatgcaatgcatcatcagttttgtgacaagcaatgaagtgagccattttggagaacctatcaacaactacaaagattgaatcctttccggttctagtcctaggcaatccaacaataaaatccatagagatcattccaaggatgataaggaatgggtaaaggagtatacaaaccgtgagcttggactttggacttagcttgtttacaagttgcacatctctcacagattttctccacatctctcttcatgcgaggccaaaagaaatgatcctgcaaaactttaagcgtcttggcaataccaaaatgtcccataaGACTTCCTCCATGGGCTTCCCTAACAAACAAATCCCTCAAAGAGCAATTAGGCACacacaaacgattatcataAAAGAGAAATCCATCTTGCCTAAAATAATGACCAGCAGCAAACTTTTCACAAGACTTGTATGCtctttaaactcaggatcagtttcatacattTCTTTAAGCTGTTCAAAGCCTAGtagcttagcatcaagagtgtttaagagaacataccttcgagatagtgcatcagccactatattgtccttaccttgtttgtatttgatcacataaggaaaggtttctatgaactcaacccatctcGCATGTCTTTTGCTCAGCTTGTTTGTcccttaagatacttgagagactcatggtctgtgtggatgacaaactccttaggccataGATAATGTTGCCAGTTTGCAAGGCCCTCACAAAGCatacaactccttgtcatacgttGCATAATTGAGAGTTGcccctccaagcttctcactgaagtatgctaTGGGTCTTTTATCCTGCATCAATACAGCACCAAttccaattcctgaggcatcacattctatttcaaaggttttagaaaaatcaggaagcatAAGAAGAGGGGAgtgagtaagcttctctttaaggATTTTGAATGaagtttcttgtgcttctccccacttgaatcctacatccttcttgatgatctcggtcaggggagctgctatagtgctgaaATCCTTCACAAAGCGCCTATAGAAACCTGAtagcccatgaaaactcctcACTTCTCCCACTGTAGTTGGagttggccactcttgtatggctttgatcttctcgGGATCAACCTtcactccatctgcactcacaataaAACCTAGAAAAACCAAGTTATCTGTGCAAAAGGTGCACTTCTTTAGATTAGCATAAAGCTTCTCTTTCctcaaaacatttaaaacagcCCTAAGATGTTCTATATGATCATCAAGACTTTTGCTATagactaggatatcatcaaagtatactacgacaaagatgcctatgaatgatctaagcacatgattcatcaatctcatgaatgtactaggagcattggttaatccaaaaggcatgactaaccactcatacaaaccatgcttagttttgaatgcagttttccactcatctccctctttcatcctaatttgatgatatccactcttaagatctatcttagaaaatatggcagaaccatgcaattcatcaagcatatcatcaagtctagggatagggtgtcgatacttcactgttatgttgttgatggctctacaatcaacacacatgcgccagctaccatctttcttaggcacaagaagcactggtactgcacatggactcaagctctctcggatatgacccttctccatcagttcctctACTTGTCTTTGCAATTCTTTAGTCTCCACTGGATTAGTTCTGTATGCAGGTCGGTTTGGTAGTGTGGAACCAGGtacaaagtctatctgatgctcaatcccacgaaCTGGAGGTAAACCATTGGAactatcttctggaaacacatctgcATATTCCTGTAAAAGAGAaactagttcactcggatggtCCGGTGTATGATCAGTGGTGGTTAGCAAAGATTCTTTAAACACAAGCaacaaaatagagttttgaGAGTAGAGAATTCGTTTGACATCTCCCTGTTTGGCATAGAAGCTATGCTGCTTGTTGAGATCAGTTTTGAgttcaatctctttctttttttgtagatGGAGCTGATCCTCTTGCACTTCTTTAGGGGTTAATGGCaccagcactgtcttctttcCTCTGAATTCAAACGAGTGCttgttggtgaagccatcatgtatCACATGTCTATCAGATTGCCATGGTCGTCCGAGAAGAATATGGCTTGCTTCCATAGGTATCACATCACATAAGATCTCATCCTCATATCTCCCTATGGTTATAGGTACCATTACTTGATCAGAGACCCTCATCTCGCCCTGCTCATTAAGCCACTGCAGTCTATATGGTTTTGGATGCTTCTGAACTTGCAAACCCAATTTCTTGACCATAGTTTCGCTAGCCACGTTGACGCAGCTGCCTCCATCAATGATAAGACTACATACCTTCCCTTGAACCAAACACCTAGTGTAGAACAAGTTCTCTCGCTGCTCAATCTCATCTGTCTTAGTTTGAAGATTCAAGAGCCTTCTTGTCACTAGCAACCTTCCCTTGATCGGTTCTTCTTCAAACTCCTCTTCAGTCTGctcatgatcagtgtgtatCTTCTCATCTTGAGACATATACTCCCCTGTGTCAAGAAGAATCATCGTCTTCTTAttagtacactcattggcatagtgcccacgcccttgacacttaaagcacttgacatctctggtTTTGGAACCAGTGGCTCCTGTCTTTCCTTTGTCCTTGCTGTAAATGTTGCTAGGCTTGGTATCATCTTTCTGATAAGGTTTACTCTCCTTCTGGTAGTTAGGCTTATCTTCCTTAGGACTTTGGAACCGAGTAGTCCCATAGCTTCCACGTGAATGTCCCTTCCTCTTGAGCTGCTGCTCCACTAGAAtggccttatgcaacatctcttctatttccacatagtgttgcatctctACCTTATCTTGTATTTCTCGGTTGAGCCCTCCAAGAAACCTTGACATAgtagcttctctatcttctgaTAATACTGGCTCTCAACATCAACAGCTCCATATCTTGATAGTATTCCTCTACGGTCTTAGCTCCTTGAGTGAGTTTTCTTAGTCTCTGGTGAAGATCCTGTGGTAGTGGCTCggtacaaacctcttgcgcataagagacttcatctcactCCATGTTTCCACTGGATATTCTTGGTTAAGCCGCCTCATGGTaaccagttgatcccaccagctCAGAGCATAGtcatagaactcagttgcagcaaGTTGGATTCGTTGAGTGTTGGTATAGTTCTTACAATTGAagacaatctcaatcttcttctcccactccaagtagGCATCCGGATCAACCTTGCCATGAAAAGGAGGTATTTTGAGCTTAACTCCTCCAAGCTCTTCTTTCTTAGGTCTCCTAACttcatgatcacgcctctgcctTCTACTCactctagaagaagaagaaccactatgttcagaccggctgcgctcatagtagttgtcaGTCTCTTGTGATCCAGCATGTTCTCTACGGTCTCTCCTTGGTTCAGGATGATTTTGTGGACTCtgacctcttctttctctcctagactcattactatggccctgaccagtagcttgtcttaGCTCTTGTCTTATCTCATCACGAAGACCCGTGATGCTAGTCTTGATCATCTCAGCCACAGTAGTGATTAGAGTTTGTTGTAACTGCTCGGTCATCTCTTCCCTTAGAAGTCTACTCTtccttacaagttctgcttcctCATCTGACTCGTtccccattggtacctgagacaaagaaaacaatcaaaacaagtaagttgttcaagaaaatttaaaaggaaacaaCTTTGATTAAAAGGAAAACTTGCGATCTAAGGTAACACGATTTGAAAGGATCAATACTTGATAACTTCTATCACACGAAATCGAAATagatcaagatcaaatatgatgaaacttcctagatctatcaggatttgattcaaacaacaacaataggtAATTAAACGATTAGATCTAGCGAAATAACTCAAAGATGAACACAGATCAATCGATGGATTCAAAAGAAGTCGAAgggtttaaataaaaaaagagaaatcgagaacttccctatccagagtgctctgataccacttaataagatcctaggatgtattctctggatgatatggatagatccttgcaagatcgaggcaaagactcaagatcttcaaggtagtggactgatggttgattcaaagagttgcggaaagactccttgacacttttagatgactagatcggatatgacacaccaacttagacacctagggtttgctggatactacacaccaacaagatcactcaagaACTCGTAAACAAGTTTAAGAGAAAAACAgggtttttgattaaaagatgattgcatagaaagaagcttgcgacaagtttaaatagagagaagacttgaacaggctcaagttctcgagatcattaaagggaacacgctcccttggtaatcaaacaaagaccaaagactaaaatttaaagagtttgcaacacataagaaataaataaagactatagattaaagataacataaggtagatatgtggttggtccaaagcatccgagatgcaccaaggatacatcatctaggtgatatgaaagtgaactcatggcctcattaaaaaccttagttggaaaacccagtgggacaaaaccaactaaggaaaaagagtacacacaagccacttgcctagatgatgatcagcttgaaggttcagcttgaagtgtggtaagtgtgtcttgaTTGCTCAAGCTACGACCAAGacaatcttcttgcttccaagacatcttaagtatgtttccaacagcttcatggagtcttcttgtcattgcacgagtcatgggaccttttgGAATGACCaaggcatctccatcttcatcttgcttatccttgatcacctcttctatatctttatcaagttgttggtccatgatcacatcacaaagcttattacacaaggagaagatggagaagaagctccagatgaagccatggagaaatgggagcaagaagacatgctggtgatgtctgttctacacgcatcactcgatccacccatactggaagcttacagctattgtgagacagctaaggagttgtgggacactctcaagaaggtgtatggcaatacatcaaaccttagccgagtgtttgaggtgaagcatgccatcaatcacttgattcaagaagacatggagttcactaagcacttgggaagttttagatcactatggtctgaactagagatgctgaggccgagcacaactgatgctgatgagctaaacaagagaagggagcaagacaaagtctttagcttgctacttacattgaacccggtctacaatggcttggtaatgaagttgttaagagaagataacctcccggatcttgaagaagtgtgtgctcggattcaaaaggaacaaggttccatagggctgttcagcaagaagaatgagctatcattggcaaatcaagccacacaaggagagctaggagaagctgctcaagcaaacaaagctgcgcatggaaagtatgaggagaggaagttcaatggaacctgtgatcactgcaagaagcaaggacataagaagagtcagtgttggattctccatccacacatgaagccagccaagttcttgaaggatcgcgaggcaagagaaagggcaaacatgtctgatggttcaagtggtggaCCAAGTGCAGCAAGTACTAGCAAGAACCATGAGATGATGAAGGGGCGAGACAGTGGTAATGGCAAGTCTCTAGTGGCTTACTCGGGCACTCCTACCATCCGTAACAACCATGAGCAAGAgtacctcaagaaatctgaccttgatgctctcataaagcttttcaaggatcatggtaactttggtaacactcttgagtactcttttggtgctaggttgatagaatctcctatggagatcatgagcattgataggatgcatccgagtgtaaaagaaatgcataatcatcctaggtttgctagtattgctaagactgatcatgcattgaaaccatctagtatccttgcccttattgctagttctcatgctgctaagcccttgatagttgattctggtgcatcccatcatatgattagtgatactaagttgatcaaggacattctcccatatagtggtcatgtgatgatagcaaatggtgataggattcctattaaaggaataggaagtctcaagctgtttgataaagagtctaaagctctttatatgcctgatttcacttcaaatttattatctgtcaagagatgtgctactgatttacaatgcaatgtgatctttagccctgatgatgtgaagtttcaggatattaaaagcagcaagttgattggaaaaggagtgaccaagggtgatttgtatttacttgaagatcttgctcctgtttccaactTTAGCTACTCGTTTACCTCTTttcccacttctagtttgagtaaaaatgcattgtggcattctagactaggacaccctcataataaggcttttaaactgatgttgccaggtgtttcttttgagaataatgattgtgaagcttgtattttgggcaagcattgtaaaactgtgttttcaaactcttctactgtttatgagaactgctttgatcttattcactctgatgtttggacctctccttgcttgtctagagataactataggtattatgtcactttcattgatgaaaaatccaaatacacctggctaacacttattccaaccaaagatagggttcttgatgcatttaaaaattttaagcttatgtaactaaccaatatcatgccaagataaagattttcaggtctgataatggaggagagtacactagcaatgcattcaagcaacatctagcacaatgggatcttgcatcaaacgagttgtccatacactccacagcaaaatggagtggctgaaaggaagaatagacatctcatggaggtagcaagaacaatgatgcttcagtctagagttcctaagaggttctggagtgatgctgtgactacagcttgttacttgatcaaccgaacccctactttggtgctgcaagggaaagctccttttgaggtattgaacaagtacaagccttctttggagcatatgagagtgtttggttgcctttgttatgtgatggtgcctggagagatgataaacaaacttgaagctaggagtgtgaaggctatgtttattgggtattcctcaagtcaaaaggggtacaagtgttatgattctgacacaagaagagtgttagtatcaagatagtcaagttcatagaagaaagaggttactatgaggagcagaatcaggaagatttgaaggatcttacctcggatagagcttctacattgagaaccatcttggagggtcttggaatcaatatgacccaggatcagaatatgggatcagcatcaagagagcaaggagtgcctggtccgagtcaacatagtccccaccttgatcatgtggggggaatcaaaccagagagagttcagcaagtgagaccagagatagctcaagtggagaggaaagctctggttctcatgatcaaggtggttctcatgatcaaagtgTGGAACCAAGTGATCAGCAtggtggagctgaagagagtcagcttgaagaaagtggagatgcacaagagagttcacctcagcatggagatcaagtaccattgcaagagcaggaaccagaacaaatcttgagaaggagcacacgagttaagagggatgcttccaactgggtaaacacgagagtgtactacaatgcccaggctgtggagcatccttcccaagctgtgtgttcttttgctcacttcccggaagaacattgtgcatttcaagtaagcttggatgagagctatgtaccaagaagctttgaggaagctatgctgatacaagaatggagagactcagtcaatgccgaggctgatgccatgatcaagaatgacacatgatatgagagttccttacctaaagggaagagagctgtatcaagtaaatggatcttcactatcaagtatcttccaaatggaaagatagacaggcgcaagacaagattggtggcaagaggatttactcaaacctatggagaagattacattgatacatttgctccagtggctaaactccatacaatccgagtggttctttcattggcagtgaatctagagtgggatctatggcaaatggatgtaaagaatgcttttctacaaggagaacttga
Protein-coding regions in this window:
- the LOC130505827 gene encoding uncharacterized protein LOC130505827, with product MSRFLGGLNREIQDKVEMQHYVEIEEMLHKAILVEQQLKRKGHSRGSYGTTRFQSPKEDKPNYQKESKPYQKDDTKPSNIYSKDKGKTGATGEYMSQDEKIHTDHEQTEEEFEEEPIKGRLLVTRRLLNLQTKTDEIEQRENLFYTRCLVQGKVCSLIIDGGSCVNVASETMVKKLGLQVQKHPKPYRLQWLNEQGEMRVSDQVMVPITIGRYEDEILCDVIPMEASHILLGRPWQSDRHVIHDGFTNKHSFEFRGKKTVLVPLTPKEVQEDQLHLQKKKEIELKTDLNKQHSFYAKQGDVKRILYSQNSILLLVFKESLLTTTDHTPDHPSELVSLLQEYADVFPEDSSNGLPPVRGIEHQIDFVPGSTLPNRPAYRTNPVETKELQRQVEELMEKDGVKVDPEKIKAIQEWPTPTTVGEVRSFHGLSGIGIGAVLMQDKRPIAYFSEKLGGATLNYATYDKELYAL